One segment of Xanthomonas oryzae pv. oryzae DNA contains the following:
- a CDS encoding amidohydrolase, with amino-acid sequence MTDLRISLIQGDTRWHDPAGNRAYYGGLLEPLAGQTDLVILPETFTSGFSNDAIDKAEGMDGPTVEWVRAHAARLGAAVTGSVQLRTDAGVFNRLLWATPDGALQYYDKRHLFRFGNEHLRYAAGRERLTVEWKGWRINPQVCYDLRFPVFCRNRFDVERSGQLDFDLQLFVANWPSARAYAWKTLLRARAIENLCFVAAVNRIGVDGNQLHYAGDSAVIDFLGQPQVEIRERDQVVTTTISATALAEHRARFPAMLDADRFEIGDS; translated from the coding sequence ATGACCGACCTGCGCATCTCCCTGATTCAAGGCGACACCCGTTGGCATGATCCTGCCGGTAACCGTGCTTACTACGGTGGGCTGCTGGAGCCGTTGGCCGGGCAGACCGATCTGGTGATTCTGCCGGAGACCTTTACCAGCGGGTTTTCCAACGATGCCATCGACAAGGCCGAGGGCATGGACGGGCCGACGGTGGAGTGGGTGCGTGCACACGCCGCACGGCTAGGCGCGGCGGTGACCGGCAGCGTGCAATTGCGCACCGATGCCGGGGTGTTCAATCGGCTGCTGTGGGCCACGCCCGATGGAGCGCTGCAGTATTACGACAAGCGCCACCTGTTCCGCTTCGGCAACGAGCATCTGCGTTATGCGGCCGGGCGCGAGCGGCTGACGGTGGAATGGAAGGGCTGGCGGATCAATCCGCAGGTCTGCTACGACTTGCGGTTTCCGGTGTTCTGCCGCAACCGCTTCGATGTGGAACGCTCCGGGCAGCTGGATTTCGATCTGCAATTGTTCGTCGCCAACTGGCCGTCCGCCCGTGCCTATGCCTGGAAGACGCTGCTGCGCGCCCGCGCGATCGAAAACCTGTGCTTCGTGGCGGCGGTCAACCGCATTGGCGTGGACGGCAACCAGCTGCATTACGCCGGCGACAGTGCGGTGATCGATTTCCTCGGCCAGCCGCAGGTGGAAATCCGCGAACGCGACCAGGTGGTCACCACCACCATCAGCGCCACTGCACTGGCCGAACACCGCGCCCGCTTCCCGGCAATGCTCGATGCCGATCGGTTCGAGATTGGGGATTCGTGA
- a CDS encoding IS1595-like element ISXo5 family transposase: protein MAMNRVQFQAGLSLPAFLKRYGNAQQCEQALEISRWPQGFVCPRCAATAHSRFQRHGTTYWQCTACYRQTSLRSGTVMDNSKLPLRTWLLGMYLLGQSKTNLSALELMRHLGVSYPTAWPMKHKLMQAMTQREANRKLGGIVQLDDAYLGGERNGGKAGRGSQNKRPFVIALEITEDGRPLRAVMDPVPGFTKAALSEWIGQRLHPGADVYSDGLGAFRALEAEHAHTVIEGSGRSRCEAENARWVNVVLSNLKRSLDGAYHAFKFAKYAQRYLAETMWRFNRRFDLTRLVPGLLAAAAASKPWSERALRDVTMFTAESAC, encoded by the coding sequence ATGGCCATGAATCGTGTGCAGTTCCAAGCCGGGCTGTCGTTGCCGGCGTTCCTCAAGCGCTATGGCAACGCGCAGCAGTGCGAGCAGGCGTTGGAGATCTCGCGCTGGCCACAGGGCTTTGTTTGTCCGCGTTGCGCCGCTACCGCGCACAGTCGATTCCAGCGTCACGGCACCACGTACTGGCAGTGCACGGCCTGCTATCGCCAGACCAGCCTGCGCTCGGGCACGGTGATGGACAACAGCAAGCTGCCGCTACGCACCTGGCTGCTTGGCATGTATCTGCTGGGCCAGAGCAAGACGAACCTGTCGGCGCTGGAGTTGATGCGACACCTGGGAGTGAGCTACCCGACAGCGTGGCCAATGAAGCACAAGCTGATGCAGGCCATGACCCAACGCGAGGCGAACCGCAAGTTGGGCGGGATCGTGCAACTGGACGATGCCTACCTGGGAGGAGAACGCAACGGTGGCAAGGCCGGGCGCGGCTCGCAGAACAAGCGCCCTTTCGTGATCGCCTTGGAGATCACTGAAGACGGTCGTCCATTGCGCGCGGTGATGGATCCGGTCCCAGGCTTCACCAAGGCGGCGCTGTCGGAATGGATCGGGCAACGCCTGCATCCTGGAGCAGATGTCTACAGTGATGGACTCGGTGCGTTTCGAGCACTGGAAGCCGAGCACGCGCACACGGTGATCGAAGGCAGCGGTCGAAGTCGCTGCGAGGCAGAGAACGCACGCTGGGTCAACGTGGTGTTGTCCAACCTAAAGCGTTCGCTGGACGGTGCCTATCACGCCTTCAAATTCGCCAAATACGCCCAGCGCTACCTGGCAGAGACGATGTGGCGGTTCAACCGCCGTTTCGATCTGACCCGGCTGGTGCCCGGCTTGCTGGCCGCCGCAGCCGCCAGCAAGCCGTGGTCCGAGCGGGCCCTGCGTGATGTCACCATGTTCACCGCTGAAAGTGCGTGCTAA
- a CDS encoding glutaminyl-peptide cyclotransferase, producing MPRTVYSLLFSALLLPSLAHCGETIPTQGYTVVRTYPHDTAAFTEGLFYLDGHLYESTGELGQSSVRKVDLDTGEVLQQANTPPPFYGEGIVAWKDSLIQLTWRNQRGFVYDLATLAPRTQFSYSGEGWALTSDDRQLYMSDGTASIRRLDPQSLKQIGSIKVTARGKPLDNLNELEWVKGELLANVWLTTRIARIDPATGKVIAWIDLKALVPDPDTLTDPTNDVLNGIAYDAKHDRLFVTGKRWPKIYEIKLAQ from the coding sequence ATGCCACGCACCGTTTACAGCCTGCTCTTCAGCGCCCTGCTGCTGCCCTCCCTCGCCCATTGCGGCGAGACGATTCCCACCCAGGGCTACACCGTCGTCAGGACCTATCCGCACGACACCGCCGCGTTTACCGAAGGCCTGTTCTATCTCGACGGGCATCTGTACGAGAGCACCGGCGAGCTGGGCCAGTCCAGTGTGCGCAAGGTCGATCTGGACACCGGCGAAGTCCTGCAGCAGGCCAACACGCCGCCGCCGTTCTATGGCGAAGGCATCGTGGCCTGGAAAGACAGCCTGATCCAGCTGACCTGGCGCAATCAGCGCGGCTTCGTCTACGACCTGGCCACGTTGGCACCGCGTACGCAGTTCAGCTATTCCGGCGAAGGCTGGGCGCTCACCAGCGACGACCGCCAGCTCTACATGAGCGACGGCACTGCGAGCATCCGCCGGCTGGACCCGCAAAGCCTGAAGCAGATCGGCAGCATCAAGGTCACCGCCCGCGGCAAGCCGCTGGACAACCTCAACGAGCTGGAATGGGTCAAGGGCGAGCTGCTGGCGAACGTCTGGCTGACCACGCGCATCGCACGGATCGATCCGGCCACCGGCAAGGTCATCGCCTGGATCGACCTCAAGGCACTCGTGCCAGATCCCGACACGTTGACCGACCCCACCAACGATGTGCTCAACGGTATCGCCTACGACGCCAAGCATGATCGCTTGTTCGTTACAGGCAAGCGCTGGCCGAAGATTTACGAGATCAAGTTGGCTCAGTAG